A single genomic interval of Penicillium psychrofluorescens genome assembly, chromosome: 2 harbors:
- a CDS encoding uncharacterized protein (ID:PFLUO_002379-T1.cds;~source:funannotate), which yields MHKISNFTGQARHGWERMTPTFGMSRPHTTDMAIRRPHGAPPMTPPSSIDPTVNQSFNVPFSSTLAGPDVEDVIHASPAALQRWTFPEGTPEGTPVHQLPVHTNNVEGLRRLCRQITESNAGRVEASLTSSEPKAVPSIQRRPNGLTTNVCVTGDGETVRKMRAKILNETPIMLRCATVDVDMHLIMDGSPKGVRPSVLEHLDTLAAYTGTDIFLLTPKLHDADSAVVSSYGYASDNGLEQRFRLAIYGDMESTEHAKTRVLIMIDQILKRHVDAMKLELTMHTLVCGRTRKNIKLIEAATGTAIYFPPPFPRIFGYTPPGANRRSEDEVFITGETPEQIARAKQKLRELIMGVKIYVKDVVVNSSKIDNILLDRLDKVRKVMEMNGSYVLFPQLGSQRGLVRIQGTEVLHVERTVREIMALAGQFYSASWWIIMPDPAQGGVRAPSTPEVRSMLSDICTNSEAEVSFDNLTFTINGSDDAVKAAMTVINQIPFVTRSQYQMRVKIELANEHKEFVSGKKNGKINKIMGQSNVQIIFDGFNEYNFYIDVCGNQYDSTKNGLDLVEQEMPASISFHVPDQYHKRIIGIGGQHIQRIMKKYSVFVKFSNAMDRGGMGKEDDDIKVDNVICRTPARNAQSLDLVKQEIMDMVEKVDAEYVSERVVINRLYHRELLARMTEIDELEKKWNCKIEFPSTELASDVVAISGPEYQVPQAVDALLGMVPESHELHFQSSTELREYFKAADFIADVRTKLKEQYEVDITVDVNTDLPSTPEDGSSPASAAPEDRVVLGYTRNNAGGLKDAIDFLISVLVAHGLDATTVKGAIPRPKSDSFEESLPFFDSKLLQHAPTPLVTDSPTRPNFSDDASERGSIFERLRKPGSISSFSSFIGRKNQSASPGSFFKHASSNASKASLVSMESRDSGYRNPWNDSGVNLPEDDLPVLGSSHSHKSSNSNGGWPARFDGKFPFGTAPGDMTPKHDLRASFDSGRPSTSNSTSGYPAPIGPPR from the exons ATGCACAAGATTTCCAACTTCACGGGACAGGCCCGTCATGGTTGGGAACGAATGACGCCGACCTTTGGGATGTCCCGACCTCACACCACCGACATGGCCATCCGTCGACCTCACGGTGCGCCGCCCATGACGCCCCCGTCTAGCATCGACCCTACCGTCAATCAATCCTTCAACGTGCCCTTCTCCTCTACCTTGGCCGGTCCCGATGTCGAAGATGTGATCCACGCTAGTCCCGCCGCCCTTCAGCGCTGGACCTTCCCCGAAGGCACTCCCGAGGGCACCCCGGTACACCAGCTGCCTGTGCACACCAACAACGTCGAAGGGTTGCGGAGACTATGCCGGCAAATAACGGAAAGCAACGCAGGACGGGTGGAGGCTTCCTTGACATCCTCGGAGCCCAAGGCCGTGCCCTCGATCCAGCGCCGGCCGAACGGCCTGACCACCAATGTTTGCGTCACGGGCGATGGAGAGACGGTGCGGAAGATGCGAGCAAAGATCTTGAACGAAACCCCGATCATGCTG CGGTGCGCGACTGTTGACGTGGATATGCATCTGATTATGGATGGATCGCCCAAAGGAGTTCGACCGAGCGTCCTCGAGCACCTGGATACCCTGGCCGCCTACACCGGAACCGATATCTTCCTGTTGACTCCCAAGCTTCACGATGCGGATAGTGCGGTGGTTTCCTCATACGGCTACGCCTCTGACAATGGACTCGAACAACGCTTCCGGCTGGCCATTTACGGAGACATGGAGAGCACGGAGCATGCCAAGACGCGGGTGCTCATTATGATCGACCAAATC CTCAAACGTCATGTGGATGCCATGAAGCTGGAGTTGACCATGCACACCCTGGTCTGTGGCCGCACCCGTAAGAACATCAAGCTCATCGAGGCTGCTACCGGCACCGCCATCTACTTTCCCCCGCCATTCCCACGGATCTTCGGTTATACCCCTCCCGGTGCCAACCGCCGGAGCGAGGACGAGGTTTTTATCACGGGCGAGACGCCGGAGCAGATTGCTCGGGCCAAACAAAAGCTGCGGGAGTTAATCATGGGAGTCAAAATCTACGTGAAGGATGTGGTGGTCAATTCGAGCAAAATCGACAATATCTTGCTCGACCGTCTGGACAAGGTTCGCAAGGTGATGGAAATGAATGGTTCCTACGTCCTGTTTCCGCAACTCGGTAGCCAGCGCGGTCTCGTTCGCATTCAAGGCACGGAGGTCTTGCATGTCGAACGGACCGTCCGGGAGATCATGGCTCTG GCTGGTCAATTCTATAGTGCgtcgtggtggatcatcATGCCGGACCCAGCCCAAGGCGGTGTTCGTGCTCCGTCCACTCCCGAAGTCCGGTCCATGCTCTCGGATATCTGCACCAACTCGGAAGCGGAAGTCAGCTTCGACAATCTCACCTTCACCATAAATGGATCCGACGATGCGGTCAAGGCTGCGATGACAGTCATCAACCAAATCCCCTTTGTGACGCGGAGTCAATACCAGATGCGGGTCAAGATTGAACTGGCCAACGAGCACAAGGAGTTCGTCagtggcaagaagaacgggaAGATTAACAAGATCATGGGTCAGA GCAATGTCCAAATTATCTTTGACGGATTCAACGAGTACAACTTCTACATCGATGTGTGCGGAAACCAATACGATTCAACCAAGAATGGCCTAGATTTGGTGGAACAGGAAATGCCTGCGTCCATTTCCTTCCATGTACCGGACCAGTACCATAAGCGGATCATCGGTATTGGTGGGCAGCACATCCAACGCATCATGAAGAAGTACTCGGTTTTCGTCAAATTCTCCAACGCCATGGACCGCGGCGGAATGGGTAAGGAAGACGATGACATCAAGGTCGACAATGTTATCTGCCGGACACCAGCTCGCAACGCGCAGAGCCTGGACCTGGTCAAGCAGGAGATCATGGACATGGTCGAGAAAGTT GATGCCGAATACGTGTCCGAGCGCGTTGTTATCAACAGGCTGTATCACCGTGAACTGCTGGCCCGCATGACCGAGattgacgagctggagaagaagtggaacTGCAAGATCGAGTTTCCCAGTACTGAGCTTGCGAGCGATGTTGTGGCCATCTCCGGTCCCGAGTATCAAGTTCCCCAAGCCGTGGATGCTCTGCTGGGTATGGTCCCGGAGAGCCATGAGCTTCACTTCCAGAGCTCTACCGAACTTCGCGAGTACTTCAAAGCTGCCGACTTCATCGCAGACGTTCGGACcaagctcaaggagcagTACGAGGTCGATATCACGGTGGACGTTAATACCGATCTACCTTCGACGCCCGAAGATGGATCATCCCCAGCTTCTGCCGCTCCCGAGGATCGAGTGGTGCTTGGATATACACGGAACAATGCCGGTGGCCTGAAGGATGCCATCGACTTCTTGATATCTGTGCTTGTGGCCCACGGCCTCGATGCGACAACGGTCAAGGGAGCCATCCCGCGGCCCAAGTCCGACTCGTTTGAAGAGTCGCTGCCATTCTTCGACTCAAAGCTCTTGCAGCACGCCCCGACACCCCTCGTGACGGACTCGCCGACTCGGCCTAACTTCTCCGACGACGCCAGTGAGCGGGGCTCGATCTTCGAGCGCCTCCGCAAGCCAGGCAGCATCTCATCTTTCTCCTCGTTCATCGGCCGCAAGAACCAGTCCGCCTCGCCGGGCTCGTTCTTCAAACACGCCTCCAGCAATGCCTCCAAGGCGTCCCTGGTCTCGATGGAATCGCGGGACAGCGGCTACCGCAACCCCTGGAACGATTCCGGCGTCAACCTCCCCGAGGATGACCTGCCCGTTTTGGGCAGCTCACACAGCCACAagagcagcaacagcaacgGCGGCTGGCCGGCGCGCTTCGACGGCAAATTCCCCTTCGGCACGGCCCCTGGCGACATGACCCCCAAGCATGATCTGCGGGCCTCTTTTGACAGTGGTCGTCCTAGCACTTCGAATTCTACTTCTGGATACCCGGCCCCGATTGGGCCACCGCGTTAA
- a CDS encoding uncharacterized protein (ID:PFLUO_002380-T1.cds;~source:funannotate) has protein sequence MAGHLNTGSAPAHAQSSLPSLPAHLQSDTHLTAHLASRFHVGLPTARLSSQALISLNTYTTATKGPDGGKEGSAAGEAEDLARRAFTRLGARGENQAVVFLGESGSGKTTVRSHLLSSFLSFSSTPLSSKLSYAAFIFDTLTTTKSVTTPTASKAGLFLELQYDGSSSVSPTLIGGKIIDYRLERSRISSVPTGERSFHALYYLLAGTSAAEKTHLGFDNSVHIQTGGGKGSVSHKRWRYLGHPTQLKVGVNDTEGFQHFKTALRKLEFSRGEIADICQVLATILHIGQLDFMTGQSTTTTAEESGGYSHEGGELVTVVRNKDVLAIVAAFLGLSVEALEISLGYRTKMIHRERVTVMLDPQGARQNADALARTIYSLLVTYVIETVNQKICAAEHSVANTISIVDFPGFAQAASTGSTLDQLLSNAATESLYNYCLRSFFDHKADILDREEIIVPATSYFDNTDTVRGLLKQNNGLLSILDDQTRRGKSDTQFLESVRKRFEGKNPAISVGDSNSGSGGGYYSQSNRTAFTVKHFAGEVDYSVHGLTEENGEVISGDLMNLMNSTHSDFVRDLFGQEALQTVAHPREKTTIMQAQVSSKPMRMPSMARRKVSPQSRFAASDASRADSEDAGDNDSQAASSRLGMAGRKSGSSAGPDQGAAGQFLSGLDVINKCLSSANLNPYFVICLKPNDRRMANQFDSKCVRMQVQTFGIAEISQRLRNADFSVFIPLEEFLGLAEIGNLVVGSDKEKAEVILDEKRWPGNEARVGSTGVFLSERCWADLAKVGERVVPTYGLHGSDEGDGELHGNLDAKVRLLHPSDQSPGAFIYGDESKQGGYFGSRELDGRSEAGASAFNSGDMFHNRETREQMLEKGKEKRMEEVDDAPVSGSRRRWLFLVYMLTFYIPDIFIKWFGRMKRKDVRIAWREKLAINLIIWFACAVAVFMIVAFPGLICPTQHVYSLGELSSHNGKNGEGSYVAIRGIVFNLGDFMPSHYPDIVPTTSLKNYAGTDASNLFPIQVSALCQGVDGTVDPAVPLDYRANLNVSNIKESTTTYDTNSVYHDFRSWTDLPQADWFYEQMVMMRANYKEGYVGYTPQYMQTLADKEDKNIGSINGKVYDLTYYLGGPRVPRYPTGVKGPMDINTNYMAPLLVDLFQQKPGTDLTHYWEDLPMDETLRSRMQLCLDNLFFVGHVDTRNSVQCQFARYFILAISIVLCTIISFKFLAALQFGKKNLPENLDKFIICQVPAYTEDEDSLRRAIDSMARMRYDDKRKLLLIICDGMIIGQGNDRPTPRIVLDILGVPESVDPEPLSFESLGEGMKQHNMGKIYSGLYEVQGHIVPYLVVVKVGKPSEVSRPGNRGKRDSQMVLMRFLNRVHYNLPMSPMELEMHHQIRNIIGVNPTFYEYILQVDADTSVAPDAATRFVSSFLSDTRLIGACGETALSNAKTSIVTMIQVYEYYISHNLTKAFESLFGSVTCLPGCFTMYRIRSAETGKPLFVSQEVVEAYSEIRVDTLHMKNLLHLGEDRYLTTLLLKHHPKFKTKYIFRSHAWTVAPESFSIFLSQRRRWINSTVHNLIELIPLQQLCGFCCFSMRFIVFVDLLSTIIQPVTVAYIGYLIYWMVTDTSVIPYTAFVLLGVIYGLQAIIFIVRRKWEMVGWMIVYILAIPIFSLALPLYSFWNMDDFTWGNTRIITGEKGRKVVISDEGKFDPASIPKKRWEEYQMELWDAQTSRDDTRSEVSGYSYGTKSHAFPQSEYGFPSSRPASQLDLPLLASGSRMSLAPSEMMSRHMDMDMDMEDYSNLPADDALLAEIREILRTADLMTVTKKSIKQELERRFGVNLDARRPYINSATEAVLSGLL, from the exons ATGGCGGGTCACTTGAACACAGGCAGCGCTCCGGCGCATGCTCAGTCCTCACTCCCGTCGCTACCAGCACATCTACAGTCCGATACGCATCTGACGGCCCATCTGGCCAGCCG GTTCCATGTCGGTCTACCCACGGCTCGTCTGTCTTCCCAAGCTCTTATCAGCCTCAACACCTACACCACGGCCACGAAGGGTCCAGATGGCGGCAAGGAAGGCAGTGCCGCTGGTGAAGCCGAAGATCTCGCCCGGCGCGCCTTTACTCGCCTAGGTGCGCGTGGGGAAAACCAGGCGGTGGTGTTCCTCGGAGAAAGCGGTTCGGGCAAGACCACCGTTCGCTCGCATTTGCTATCGTCGTTCctgtccttctcctccaccccaCTTTCCTCCAAGCTGTCCTACGCTGCGTTTATCTTCGACACCctgaccaccaccaaatCCGTGACTACCCCCACGGCCTCTAAGGCcggtctcttcctcgaaCTTCAATATGATGGATCCTCCTCGGTCAGCCCCACGCTCATCGGCGGCAAGATCATCGACTACCGGCTGGAACGCAGCCGCATCTCCTCCGTGCCCACGGGCGAGCGCAGCTTCCATGCGCTGTATTATCTGCTTGCCGGCACCAGTGCGGCGGAGAAGACCCATCTGGGATTCGACAATTCCGTTCATATCCAGACGGGCGGTGGGAAAGGCTCCGTGAGCCACAAGCGATGGCGCTATCTGGGCCATCCAACACAGTTAAAGGTTGGAGTGAACGACACCGAAGGCTTCCAGCACTTCAAAACCGCTCTGCGGAAGCTCGAGTTTTCCCGCGGTGAGATTGCCGATATCTGTCAGGTCCTGGCCACCATTCTTCACATTGGCCAGCTCGACTTTATGACTGGCcagtccaccaccaccactgccgaAGAGAGCGGCGGCTACTCACACGAGGGCGGAGAGTTGGTGACCGTGGTGAGAAACAAGGATGTGCTGGCCATCGTGGCTGCATTCCTGGGGTTGAGCGTCGAGGCTCTCGAGATCAGCCTGGGCTACCGCACGAAGATGATCCATCGCGAGCGCGTGACGGTCATGCTGGATCCGCAAGGCGCACGACAGAACGCTGATGCTCTTGCCCGCACCATCTATTCGCTTCTGGTTACCTATGTCATTGAAACCGTGAACCAGAAAATCTGTGCGGCCGAGCACAGCGTTGCAAACACCATCTCCATTGTCGATTTCCCGGGCTTCGCTCAAGCAGCCTCAACTGGGTCCACTTTGGACCAGCTTCTCAGCAATGCTGCAACCGAGTCCCTCTACAACTACTGCCTGCGGTCGTTCTTTGACCACAAGGCCGACATTTTGGATCGTGAGGAAATCATTGTGCCTGCTACAAGCTACTTTGACAACACAGATACCGTCCGTGGCCTTCTGAAGCAGAATAACGGGTTGTTGAGCATCCTGGACGACCAAACGCGGCGCGGCAAATCGGATACCCAATTCCTAGAGAGCGTGCGCAAGCGCTTCGAGGGCAAGAACCCCGCCATCTCTGTGGGCGACTCCAACTCTGGTTCGGGTGGTGGGTACTATTCGCAGAGTAACCGGACTGCCTTTACCGTCAAGCATTTTGCTGGCGAGGTCGACTACTCTGTCCATGGTCTGACTGAGGAGAATGGCGAGGTCATCTCCGGGGATCTGATGAACCTCATGAACTCTACCCACAGTGACTTTGTGCGAGACCTTTTCGGTCAAGAGGCTCTGCAGACCGTTGCCCACCCTCGCGAGAAAACTACTATCATGCAAGCCCAAGTCAGCTCGAAGCCCATGCGGATGCCGAGCATGGCCAGACGCAAAGTTAGCCCGCAATCCCGCTTCGCCGCCTCGGACGCATCCCGTGCCGACAGTGAAGATGCAGGCGACAATGACAGCCAGGCAGCGAGCTCAAGACTTGGTATGGCAGGCCGGAAGAGTGGATCGTCCGCTGGCCCGGATCAAGGCGCCGCCGGTCAGTTCCTGTCTGGTCTCGATGTCATCAATAAATGTTTGAGCTCGGCCAATCTCAACCCGTATTTTGTGATCTGTCTCAAGCCCAACGACCGCCGCATGGCCAATCAATTCGATAGCAAATGCGTGAGGATGCAAGTTCAAACATTCGGCATTGCTGAAATCAGCCAGCGGTTGAGAAACGCTGACTTCAGCGTGTTCATCCCCTTGGAGGAGTTTTTGGGCTTGGCTGAGATCGGAAACCTTGTCGTGGGTAGTGACAAGGAAAAGGCGGAAGTCATCTTGGATGAGAAGCGATGGCCTGGTAACGAGGCTCGGGTGGGTAGCACCGGTGTCTTCCTTAGCGAACGTTGCTGGGCAGATCTCGCCAAGGTTGGGGAACGCGTGGTCCCGACCTACGGACTTCACGGGTCTGACGAAGGCGATGGTGAGCTACATGGAAACTTGGACGCAAAAGTTCGGCTCCTTCATCCTTCCGACCAGTCGCCTGGTGCCTTTATCTATGGGGATGAGTCCAAACAGGGCGGGTACTTCGGCAGCCGCGAGCTGGACGGACGCTCCGAGGCCGGCGCATCAGCTTTCAACTCTGGCGATATGTTCCACAATCGGGAGACGAGAGagcagatgctggagaaaggcaaagaaaagaggatggaagaagtggatgatGCGCCCGTCTCGGGAAGCCGTCGTCGCTGGCTATTCCTGGTCTACATGCTCACTTTCTACATTCCGGATATCTTCATCAAGTGGTTTGGTCGCATGAAACGCAAGGATGTGCGGATTGCCTGGCGCGAGAAATTAGCAATTAACCTGATCATCTGGTTCGCCTGTGCAGTCGCCGTCTTCATGATCGTTGCCTTCCCTGGATTGATTTGCCCAACCCAACATGTCTACTCCCTAGGTGAACTCAGCAGCCACAACGGCAAAAACGGTGAAGGTTCCTACGTTGCCATTCGCGGTATCGTGTTCAATCTGGGTGATTTCATGCCCAGCCACTACCCCGATATCGTGCCGACGACGTCTCTGAAGAATTACGCTGGTACCGATGCCTCCAACCTCTTTCCCATCCAGGTCTCGGCCTTGTGTCAGGGTGTGGACGGAACTGTCGACCCAGCCGTTCCGCTGGATTACCGGGCGAACTTGAACGTCTCAAATATCAAGGAGTCCACCACGACATACGACACTAACTCCGTGTATCACGACTTCCGATCATGGACTGACCTGCCGCAGGCAGATTGGTTCTACGAGCAGATGGTCATGATGCGTGCGAATTACAAGGAAGGCTACGTCGGTTACACTCCTCAGTATATGCAGACTTTGGCGgacaaagaagacaagaaCATCGGGAGTATCAATGGCAAAGTTTACGATCTGACCTACTACCTCGGAGGACCCCGGGTTCCGCGCTATCCAACAGGCGTGAAAGGGCCCATGGATATCAACACCAACTACATGGCCCCGCTGCTGGTTGATCTTTTCCAACAAAAGCCCGGAACAGACCTGACGCATTATTGGGAGGATCTTCCTATGGATGAAACATTGCGTTCGCGCATGCAATTGTGTCTCGACAACTTGTTCTTCGTCGGCCATGTGGACACTCGAAATTCCGTCCAGTGTCAGTTTGCCCGGTACTTCATCCTTGCCATTTCGATCGTGCTGTGCACCATTATCTCGTTCAAGTTCTTGGCTGCTCTTCAatttggcaagaagaacctTCCGGAAAATCTGGACAAGTTCATCATCTGCCAGGTCCCTGCCTACACCGAAGACGAAGATTCTTTGCGCCGTGCTATCGACTCCATGGCTCGCATGCGGTATGACGACAAGCGCAAACTTCTGCTCATAATCTGTGACGGTATGATCATCGGTCAAGGCAACGACCGCCCGACGCCTCGAATTGTCCTGGACATCTTGGGTGTTCCAGAATCGGTGGACCCGGAGCCCCTCAGCTTTGAGAGTTTGGGTGAGGGTATGAAGCAGCACAACATGGGTAAGATCTATTCGGGTCTGTACGAGGTTCAGGGTCACATTGTCCCGTACTTGGTTGTAGTCAAGGTTGGCAAGCCCTCGGAGGTGTCGCGCCCCGGCAACCGTGGCAAGCGTGATTCGCAGATGGTCCTCATGCGCTTCCTCAACCGTGTTCACTATAACCTTCCTATGAGTCCTATGGAACTCGAGATGCACCACCAGATCCGGAACATCATTGGAGTCAATCCCACTTTCTACGAATACATCCTCCAAGTTGATGCCGATACGTCGGTCGCTCCAGATGCAGCCACTCGATTTGTCTCCTCGTTCTTGTCCGACACCCGTCTGATTGGGGCCTGCGGAGAGACGGCCTTGTCGAACGCCAAAACATCCATCGTGACTATGATTCAGGTTTACGAATACTACATCTCACACAATCTGACCAAGGCTTTCGAGAGTCTGTTTGGATCCGTCACCTGCTTGCCTGGTTGTTTCACTATGTACCGCATCCGTTCAGCAGAGACTGGGAAGCCCCTGTTCGTCAGCCAGGAGGTGGTCGAAGCCTACTCGGAGATCCGCGTGGATACACTGCACATGAAGAATTTGCTTCACCTGGGTGAGGATCGTTATCTGACGACTCTGCTCCTTAAGCACCACCCCAAGTTCAAAACCAAGTATATCTTCCGGTCTCATGCCTGGACTGTGGCCCCCGAGAGCTTCTCTATCTTCTTGTCGCAACGTCGCCGATGGATCAACTCGACCGTGCATAACCTGATCGAGCTGATCCCACTCCAACAGCTCTGTGGCTTCTGCTGCTTCAGTATGCGGTTTATTGTCTTCGTCGATCTGCTTAGTACCATCATCCAACCCGTCACCGTTGCTTATATCGGCTACCTGATATACTGGATGGTCACGGATACATCAGTGATTCCATATACGGCGTTTGTTCTGCTCGGTGTCATCTACGGTCTGCAAgcgatcatcttcatcgtccgGCGCAAATGGGAAATGGTCGGCTGGATGATCGTCTACATCCTCGCCATTCCCATTTTCTCCCTTGCATTACCGCTCTATTCGTTCTGGAACATGGACGACTTCACCTGGGGCAACACGCGTATCATCACCGGAGAAAAGGGCCGCAAGGTCGTCATTTCAGACGAGGGCAAGTTCGACCCGGCCTCTATTCCCAAGAAGCGCTGGGAAGAGTACCAGATGGAGCTGTGGGATGCGCAGACCTCGCGCGACGATACCCGCTCCGAGGTGTCGGGCTACTCGTACGGCACCAAGTCGCATGCCTTCCCGCAGTCCGAATACGGCTTCCCCAGCTCGCGCCCCGCCTCGCAGCTGGACCTGCCGCTGCTGGCCTCCGGTTCGCGCATGTCGCTCGCTCCGTCTGAGATGATGAGCCGTcacatggacatggacatggacatggaaGATTACTCCAACCTCCCCGCGGACGATGCCCTGCTTGCTGAGATCCGTGAGATCCTGCGCACCGCCGACTTGATGACTGTCACCAAGAAGAGTAtcaagcaggagctggagagaCGGTTTGGCGTTAACCTTGACGCCAGGCGGCCATACATCAATTCTG CCACCGAAGCAGTCCTATCCGGCCTCCTTTGA